A window from Pseudomonas campi encodes these proteins:
- a CDS encoding 2-hydroxychromene-2-carboxylate isomerase — protein sequence MSKSVEFYFDFGSPTTYLAWTQLPALCAAADAELVYKPMLLGGVFQATKNASPITIPSKGRFMLQDLQRFARRYQVPMQFNPHFPINTLGLMRGAVAVQLHMPERFDAYVTTIFRAIWVDALNLGDLAVLGKVLSEAGFDAQALLALTAEQEVKDQLKATTEEAVKRGVFGAPSMFVGNELFFGQDRLDFVVEALQA from the coding sequence ATGAGCAAATCCGTCGAGTTCTACTTCGACTTCGGCAGCCCCACCACCTACCTGGCCTGGACCCAGCTGCCGGCGCTCTGTGCCGCGGCGGATGCCGAGCTGGTGTACAAACCCATGCTGCTCGGTGGCGTGTTCCAGGCGACGAAAAACGCCTCGCCGATCACCATCCCCAGCAAGGGCCGCTTCATGCTGCAGGACCTGCAGCGCTTCGCCCGGCGCTACCAGGTGCCGATGCAGTTCAACCCGCACTTCCCGATCAACACCCTGGGCCTGATGCGTGGCGCGGTGGCGGTGCAACTGCACATGCCGGAGCGTTTCGACGCCTATGTGACGACGATCTTCCGGGCGATCTGGGTCGACGCCTTGAACCTCGGCGACCTAGCGGTGCTTGGCAAGGTGCTGAGCGAAGCGGGTTTCGATGCGCAAGCGCTGCTGGCGCTGACGGCCGAACAGGAGGTCAAGGACCAACTCAAGGCCACCACCGAGGAAGCAGTCAAGCGCGGCGTGTTCGGCGCGCCAAGCATGTTCGTCGGCAACGAGCTGTTCTTCGGTCAGGATCGCCTGGATTTCGTCGTGGAAGCCCTGCAGGCCTGA
- the gabT gene encoding 4-aminobutyrate--2-oxoglutarate transaminase, protein MSKTNESILQRRAAAVPRGVGQIHPIVAERAENATVWDVEGREYIDFAGGIAVLNTGHLHPKVVAAVQEQLTKLSHTCFQVLAYEPYIELCEEIAKRVPGNFAKKTLLVTSGSEAVENAVKIARAATGRVGVIAFTGAYHGRTMMTLSLTGKVVPYSAGMGLMPAGVYRAVAPCEIHGVSEDESIASIERIFKNDAQPQDIAAIIIEPVQGEGGFYVNSPAFMKRLRALCDQHGILLIADEVQTGAGRTGTFFASEQLGVVPDLTTFAKSVGGGFPISGVCGKAEIMDAIAPGGLGGTYAGSPIACAAALAVLKVFDEEKLLERSQAVGEKLKAGLREIAAKHKVIGDVRGLGSMIAIELFEGGDANKPAAELTGKIVAKARDKGLILLSCGTYYNVVRFLMPVTIPDAQLEKGLAIVAECFDELA, encoded by the coding sequence ATGAGCAAGACCAACGAATCCATTCTGCAACGCCGTGCTGCCGCTGTTCCGCGCGGTGTAGGTCAAATCCACCCGATCGTCGCCGAGCGCGCCGAGAACGCCACCGTGTGGGACGTCGAAGGCCGCGAGTACATCGACTTCGCCGGCGGTATCGCCGTGCTCAACACCGGCCACCTGCACCCGAAAGTGGTGGCAGCCGTGCAGGAGCAGCTGACCAAGCTGTCGCACACCTGCTTCCAGGTGCTGGCCTACGAGCCCTACATCGAACTCTGTGAAGAGATCGCCAAGCGCGTGCCGGGCAACTTCGCCAAGAAGACCCTGCTGGTCACCTCCGGCTCCGAAGCCGTCGAGAACGCGGTGAAGATCGCCCGTGCCGCCACCGGCCGCGTCGGCGTGATCGCCTTCACCGGCGCCTACCACGGCCGCACCATGATGACCCTGAGCCTGACCGGTAAAGTGGTTCCCTACTCCGCCGGCATGGGCCTGATGCCCGCTGGCGTGTACCGCGCCGTCGCCCCGTGCGAAATCCACGGCGTCAGCGAAGACGAGTCGATCGCCAGCATCGAACGCATCTTCAAGAACGACGCGCAGCCGCAGGACATCGCCGCCATCATCATCGAGCCGGTGCAGGGCGAAGGTGGTTTCTACGTCAACTCGCCGGCCTTTATGAAGCGCCTGCGTGCCCTGTGCGACCAGCACGGCATTCTGCTGATCGCCGACGAAGTACAGACCGGTGCCGGGCGTACCGGCACCTTCTTCGCCAGCGAACAACTGGGTGTGGTGCCGGACCTGACCACCTTCGCCAAATCGGTCGGCGGCGGTTTCCCGATCTCCGGCGTGTGCGGCAAGGCCGAGATCATGGACGCCATCGCCCCGGGCGGCCTGGGCGGCACCTATGCCGGTAGCCCGATCGCCTGCGCCGCGGCCCTGGCCGTGCTGAAAGTGTTCGACGAAGAGAAGCTGCTGGAGCGCAGCCAAGCCGTGGGCGAAAAGCTCAAGGCTGGCCTGCGTGAGATCGCGGCCAAGCACAAGGTCATCGGTGACGTGCGCGGCCTGGGTTCGATGATCGCCATCGAGCTTTTCGAAGGCGGCGACGCCAACAAGCCGGCCGCCGAGCTGACCGGCAAGATCGTTGCCAAGGCGCGTGACAAGGGCCTGATCCTGCTGTCGTGCGGCACCTACTACAACGTGGTGCGTTTCCTCATGCCGGTCACCATCCCGGACGCCCAGCTGGAAAAAGGCCTGGCCATCGTCGCCGAGTGCTTCGACGAGCTGGCGTAA
- the gabD gene encoding NADP-dependent succinate-semialdehyde dehydrogenase → MQLKDAQLFRQQAYIDGQWLDADSGQTIAVNNPATGEIIGSVPKMGRAETRRAIEAAERALPAWSALTAKDRANRLRRWFELMMENQDDLGRLMTIEQGKPLSEAKGEIAYAASFLEWFAEEAKRIYGDTIPGHQPDKRIIVLKQPIGVTAAITPWNFPSAMITRKAGPALAAGCTMVLKPASQTPYSALALAALAEKAGIPAGVFSVVTGSAGDIGSELTSNPIVRKLTFTGSTEIGRQLMAECAQDIKKVSLELGGNAPFIVFDDADLDAAVEGALISKYRNNGQTCVCANRLYIQDGVYDAFVDKLKVAVAKLKIGNGLEDGTTTGPLIDNKAVAKVQEHIEDAISKGAKLVAGGKPHSLGGSFFEPTILIDVPNNAAVAKEETFGPLAPLFRFKDEAEVIAMSNDTEFGLASYFYARDLGRVFRVAEKLEYGMVGINTGVISTEVAPFGGVKASGLGREGSKYGIEDYLELKYLCLGGI, encoded by the coding sequence ATGCAACTGAAAGACGCCCAGCTGTTCCGCCAGCAAGCCTACATTGACGGTCAGTGGCTGGACGCCGACAGCGGCCAGACCATCGCGGTGAACAACCCGGCCACCGGCGAGATCATCGGCAGCGTGCCGAAAATGGGCCGCGCGGAAACCCGTCGCGCCATCGAAGCCGCCGAGCGCGCCTTGCCGGCCTGGAGCGCGCTGACCGCCAAGGATCGCGCCAACCGCCTGCGTCGCTGGTTCGAACTGATGATGGAAAACCAGGACGACCTCGGCCGCCTGATGACCATCGAACAGGGCAAGCCGCTGAGCGAAGCCAAGGGCGAAATCGCCTACGCCGCCTCCTTCCTCGAGTGGTTCGCCGAAGAAGCCAAGCGCATCTATGGCGACACCATTCCCGGCCACCAGCCGGACAAGCGCATCATCGTGCTCAAGCAGCCGATCGGTGTGACCGCAGCCATCACCCCGTGGAACTTCCCTTCGGCGATGATCACCCGTAAAGCCGGCCCGGCCTTGGCCGCCGGTTGCACCATGGTGCTCAAGCCTGCTTCGCAGACCCCGTACTCCGCCCTGGCCCTGGCCGCACTGGCCGAGAAGGCCGGGATTCCGGCTGGCGTGTTCAGCGTGGTCACCGGCAGCGCCGGCGACATCGGCTCCGAGCTGACCAGCAACCCGATCGTGCGCAAGCTGACCTTCACCGGCTCCACCGAAATCGGTCGCCAGCTGATGGCCGAGTGCGCCCAGGACATCAAGAAAGTGTCCCTGGAGCTGGGCGGCAACGCGCCGTTCATCGTCTTCGACGACGCCGACCTGGATGCCGCCGTGGAAGGCGCGCTGATCTCCAAGTACCGCAACAACGGCCAGACCTGCGTCTGCGCCAACCGCCTGTACATCCAGGATGGCGTGTACGACGCCTTCGTCGACAAGCTGAAAGTGGCCGTGGCCAAGCTGAAGATCGGCAACGGTCTGGAAGATGGCACCACCACTGGCCCGCTGATCGACAACAAGGCCGTGGCCAAGGTCCAGGAGCACATCGAGGACGCCATCAGCAAAGGCGCCAAGCTGGTTGCCGGCGGCAAGCCGCACAGCCTGGGTGGCAGCTTCTTCGAACCGACTATCCTGATCGACGTGCCGAACAACGCTGCCGTGGCCAAGGAAGAAACCTTCGGCCCGCTGGCGCCGCTGTTCCGCTTCAAGGACGAGGCCGAAGTGATCGCCATGTCCAACGATACCGAGTTCGGCCTGGCTTCCTACTTCTATGCCCGCGACCTGGGTCGCGTGTTCCGCGTGGCGGAAAAGCTGGAGTACGGCATGGTCGGCATCAACACCGGGGTGATCTCCACCGAAGTGGCGCCGTTCGGCGGCGTGAAAGCCTCCGGCCTGGGTCGTGAAGGCTCCAAGTACGGCATCGAAGACTATCTCGAGCTGAAATATCTCTGCTTGGGTGGCATCTGA
- a CDS encoding AraC family transcriptional regulator: protein MTEASTLASWTRALRRQLDGLGLDSAALCREAGLDPLLLDDANARYPLSATTRLWQLAVAASGDPALGLNTSRHVAPTTFHALGMAVMASGSLREIFERIVRYHQVVSDALELELRDVGDSCELHFRLPPGGSAPAAEAIDAFAAIYVRTCRNRLGRSYAPLAVHLRRPPPADPQPWLEAFRAPVHFAAAEDVLCFARVDLDRPLDDGNPELAAHNEAVLRKRLDALQPDTVGRRLRRALEQCLPNGEPSAEVLAHGLHLSLRSLQRHLSEEGSSYEQVLAETRHALAVQHLGAADCSISEVAYLLGFADSSSFSRAFKRWSGQSPSQYRDSLHGR, encoded by the coding sequence ATGACTGAAGCCTCCACCCTGGCCAGCTGGACCCGCGCCCTGCGTCGCCAACTCGACGGCCTCGGCCTGGACAGCGCCGCCCTGTGTCGCGAGGCCGGCCTCGACCCGCTGCTGCTGGACGACGCCAACGCCCGCTACCCGCTGTCGGCCACCACCCGTTTGTGGCAACTGGCCGTGGCCGCCAGTGGCGACCCGGCGCTGGGCCTGAACACCTCGCGGCACGTGGCGCCGACCACCTTCCACGCCCTTGGCATGGCGGTGATGGCCAGTGGCAGCCTGCGCGAGATCTTCGAGCGCATCGTGCGCTACCACCAGGTGGTCAGCGATGCCCTGGAGCTGGAGCTACGCGATGTCGGCGACAGCTGCGAGCTGCATTTCCGCCTGCCGCCGGGCGGCTCGGCACCGGCCGCCGAGGCCATCGATGCTTTCGCCGCGATCTACGTGCGCACCTGCCGCAATCGCCTGGGGCGCAGCTACGCGCCGTTGGCCGTGCACCTGCGCCGACCGCCGCCGGCCGATCCGCAGCCCTGGCTGGAAGCGTTCCGCGCGCCGGTGCATTTCGCCGCGGCCGAGGACGTGCTGTGCTTCGCCCGCGTCGACCTCGACCGCCCGCTGGATGACGGCAACCCGGAGCTGGCCGCGCACAACGAGGCGGTGCTGCGCAAACGCCTCGACGCCCTGCAGCCGGATACCGTCGGCCGCCGCCTGCGCCGCGCCCTGGAACAATGCCTGCCGAATGGCGAGCCCTCCGCCGAGGTGCTGGCCCATGGTCTGCACCTGAGCCTGCGCAGCCTGCAGCGCCATCTCAGCGAGGAAGGCAGCAGCTACGAGCAGGTGCTCGCCGAGACCCGCCATGCCCTGGCCGTGCAACACCTGGGCGCAGCCGATTGCTCGATCAGCGAAGTCGCCTACCTGCTCGGTTTCGCCGACAGCAGCAGTTTCAGCCGCGCCTTCAAGCGCTGGAGCGGGCAGAGCCCCAGCCAGTACCGCGACAGCCTGCACGGCCGCTGA
- a CDS encoding fatty acid desaturase has product MTPTPASHGLHNDQQRSAHIRSQVLARGAALRQRYPILQHQDALGAGILAFALAGMLGSAWLYLDGAIAWWACLLANAFFASLTHELEHDLIHSMYFRKQRVPHNLMMALVWLARPSTINPWIRRHLHLHHHKVSGSETDIEERAITNGEPWGLARLLMVGDNLMSSLIRLLRAKTWAHRKMIVSRTLIGYAPLGLLNWGTWYVFLGFHLLDFAASAAGAPIAWSATTLSLMHGVNIAVVVLVGPNVLRTFCLHFISSNMHYYGDIEAGNVIQQTQVLNAWWLWPLQAFCCNFGSTHGIHHFVVKEPFYIRQLTAPLAHRLMREAGVRFNDFGTFARANRWQAHEKPTSATTQQAA; this is encoded by the coding sequence ATGACCCCGACTCCTGCAAGCCATGGCCTGCACAATGACCAGCAGCGCTCCGCGCATATCCGCAGCCAGGTACTGGCCCGCGGCGCAGCATTGCGCCAGCGCTACCCCATCCTGCAACACCAGGACGCCCTCGGCGCCGGCATCCTGGCCTTTGCCCTGGCCGGCATGCTCGGCAGTGCCTGGCTCTACCTGGACGGCGCCATTGCCTGGTGGGCGTGCCTGCTGGCCAACGCCTTCTTCGCCTCGCTGACCCACGAGCTGGAGCACGACCTGATCCACTCCATGTACTTCCGCAAGCAGCGGGTGCCGCACAACCTGATGATGGCGCTGGTGTGGCTGGCGCGGCCGAGCACGATCAACCCGTGGATCCGCCGCCACCTGCACCTCCACCACCACAAGGTGTCCGGCAGCGAGACCGACATCGAGGAGCGCGCCATCACCAACGGCGAGCCCTGGGGCCTGGCCCGCCTGCTGATGGTCGGCGACAACCTGATGTCCTCGCTGATCCGCTTGCTGCGTGCCAAGACCTGGGCGCACCGCAAGATGATCGTCAGCCGCACGCTGATCGGCTACGCGCCGCTGGGCCTGCTCAACTGGGGCACCTGGTATGTGTTCCTCGGCTTCCACCTGCTCGACTTCGCCGCCAGCGCTGCGGGCGCGCCAATCGCCTGGTCGGCCACCACCCTGAGCCTGATGCACGGCGTGAACATCGCCGTGGTCGTACTGGTCGGGCCCAACGTGCTGCGCACCTTCTGCCTGCACTTCATCAGCTCGAACATGCACTACTACGGCGACATCGAGGCGGGCAACGTGATCCAGCAGACCCAGGTGTTGAATGCCTGGTGGCTGTGGCCGCTGCAGGCGTTCTGCTGCAACTTCGGCAGCACCCACGGCATCCACCATTTCGTGGTCAAGGAGCCCTTCTATATCCGCCAGCTCACCGCGCCGCTGGCGCACCGGCTGATGCGCGAAGCCGGCGTGCGCTTCAACGACTTCGGCACCTTCGCCCGCGCCAACCGCTGGCAGGCGCACGAGAAGCCGACCAGCGCCACGACCCAACAGGCCGCCTAA
- a CDS encoding NAD(P)H-dependent oxidoreductase — protein MNILIVHAHPEPQSFCSAMKDLAVATLQQAGHSVQVSDLYAMNWNPVASAADFSQRSNPDYLVYALEQREALKTGSLAPDIAGELDKLLWADLLILNFPLFWCSVPAMLKGWIDRVLVSGVCYGGLRFYDRGGLAGKRALLSFSLGGQAHMFADEDAVHGDWEPMLRPLQRGTLAYTGLSVLPPFAAYHVPYVSADTRGEILEQYADYLNSLDELQPLTFPALSRFDRHLHPLSNKEQVPA, from the coding sequence ATGAATATCCTGATCGTCCACGCCCACCCCGAACCGCAGTCCTTCTGCAGCGCGATGAAAGACCTCGCCGTCGCCACCCTGCAGCAGGCCGGGCACAGCGTGCAGGTCTCCGACCTCTACGCGATGAACTGGAACCCAGTGGCCAGCGCCGCCGACTTCAGCCAACGCAGCAACCCCGATTACCTGGTCTATGCCCTGGAACAACGCGAGGCGTTGAAGACTGGCAGCCTGGCACCAGACATCGCCGGTGAGCTGGACAAACTGCTCTGGGCCGACCTGCTGATCCTCAACTTCCCGCTGTTCTGGTGCTCGGTGCCAGCCATGCTCAAGGGCTGGATCGACCGCGTGCTGGTCTCCGGCGTGTGCTACGGCGGCCTGCGCTTCTACGACCGCGGCGGCCTGGCCGGCAAGCGTGCGCTGCTCAGCTTCAGCCTCGGCGGCCAGGCGCATATGTTCGCCGACGAAGACGCCGTGCATGGCGACTGGGAACCCATGCTGCGCCCCCTGCAGCGCGGCACTCTGGCCTACACCGGGCTCAGCGTGCTACCGCCGTTCGCCGCCTATCACGTGCCCTACGTCAGCGCAGATACCCGTGGGGAAATCCTCGAACAGTACGCCGACTACCTGAACAGCCTGGATGAGCTGCAGCCGCTGACCTTCCCTGCGCTCAGTCGTTTCGATCGTCACCTGCATCCGCTAAGTAATAAAGAACAGGTGCCGGCATGA
- a CDS encoding rubredoxin: MKTWICIICGLIYDEASGWPNDGIPAGTPWAEVPDDWLCPDCGVSKADFVMQEL, encoded by the coding sequence ATGAAGACCTGGATCTGCATCATCTGCGGCCTGATCTACGATGAAGCCAGCGGCTGGCCCAACGATGGCATCCCCGCTGGCACGCCCTGGGCCGAAGTGCCAGACGACTGGCTCTGCCCCGACTGCGGGGTGAGCAAGGCCGACTTCGTCATGCAGGAACTCTGA
- a CDS encoding RNA-binding domain-containing protein, with the protein MDAQQQLQRLLAGSGESEVVEFKEAKNTYHFDKLGRYFSALSNEANLKGVHSAWLVFGVKDNQRVVGSQFREAFKDLQSLKKEVADKVSQRLTFIDIHTVLHPAGRVLLFEIPAAPQGLPVAWDGHYYGRDGESLGPLSLEEIERIRSQNRLQDWSAGICPGASLADLSAEAIALARREYATKHPRMTAELPIWSDETFLNKAKLTIQGQITRTAILLLGKPEAAHWLNPASPTLSWILKDRDGLERDYQHFSCPLLVGADELYRKIRNLKYRYMSEGSLFPEEVDQYDPFIIREALNNAIAHQDYELGGKVSVVEFEDGQLCFSNPGAFIPGSVEQVIQADAPESRYRNRFLTDAMVNLNMIDTIGSGIRKMFLIQKNRFFPLPEYQLEQNRVQVTITGRVLDISYARKLAELPNLALDDIILLDRVQKHKSLSEGQVRHLKAQGLIEGRKPNFHISAQVARHSDDKAQYILNRGFDDDHYKRLICQLIEKFGSAKRADIDKLLVDKLPDVLTIQQKAHKIKNLLQALKKQGVIEPKGKLWQMPKG; encoded by the coding sequence ATGGATGCCCAGCAGCAACTGCAGCGTTTGCTAGCCGGCAGTGGCGAGAGCGAGGTGGTGGAGTTCAAGGAAGCCAAGAACACCTACCATTTCGACAAGCTCGGTCGCTATTTCTCGGCGCTAAGCAACGAGGCCAACCTGAAGGGTGTGCACAGTGCCTGGCTGGTGTTTGGTGTAAAGGATAACCAGCGAGTGGTGGGCAGCCAGTTCCGCGAGGCCTTCAAGGATCTGCAGTCGCTGAAGAAAGAGGTTGCCGATAAGGTAAGTCAGCGCCTGACCTTTATCGACATTCATACCGTTCTACATCCCGCGGGCCGGGTGCTGCTGTTCGAGATTCCCGCCGCCCCGCAAGGTCTGCCGGTGGCGTGGGACGGCCACTACTATGGCCGCGACGGCGAGTCCCTCGGGCCGCTATCACTTGAGGAAATCGAGCGTATCCGCAGTCAGAACCGCCTGCAGGACTGGAGTGCGGGCATTTGCCCCGGCGCTAGCCTGGCTGACCTGAGTGCAGAGGCCATCGCCCTGGCTCGCCGCGAATACGCCACTAAGCATCCCCGGATGACGGCCGAGTTGCCGATCTGGAGCGATGAGACCTTTCTCAACAAGGCCAAGCTAACCATCCAGGGGCAGATCACCCGTACCGCCATTCTGCTGCTGGGTAAGCCGGAGGCGGCGCACTGGCTTAACCCGGCGTCGCCTACCCTGAGCTGGATTCTCAAGGACCGCGACGGCCTGGAGCGCGACTACCAGCACTTCTCCTGCCCGCTGCTGGTCGGCGCCGATGAGCTCTACCGCAAGATTCGCAACCTGAAATACCGCTATATGTCGGAGGGCTCGCTGTTCCCTGAGGAGGTCGATCAGTACGATCCTTTTATCATCCGCGAAGCACTGAACAATGCTATTGCCCACCAGGACTACGAGCTGGGCGGCAAAGTCTCGGTGGTGGAGTTCGAGGACGGACAGTTGTGCTTCAGCAACCCCGGCGCGTTCATTCCGGGCTCGGTTGAGCAAGTGATCCAGGCTGATGCGCCGGAAAGCCGCTATCGCAACCGTTTCCTCACCGATGCCATGGTCAACCTGAACATGATCGACACCATCGGCAGTGGCATCCGCAAGATGTTCCTGATCCAGAAGAACCGCTTCTTCCCCTTGCCGGAATACCAGTTGGAGCAGAACCGCGTGCAGGTGACCATCACCGGGCGCGTGCTGGACATCAGCTATGCACGCAAGCTGGCCGAGCTACCCAACCTGGCGCTGGACGACATCATCCTGCTGGACCGGGTGCAGAAGCACAAATCCTTGAGCGAGGGGCAGGTCCGCCACCTCAAGGCGCAGGGGCTGATTGAGGGGCGCAAGCCCAATTTCCATATCTCCGCCCAAGTGGCGCGGCACAGCGATGACAAGGCGCAGTACATCCTCAACCGTGGCTTCGATGATGATCACTACAAGCGCTTGATCTGCCAGCTGATCGAGAAATTCGGTTCGGCCAAACGCGCCGACATCGACAAACTGCTCGTAGACAAACTGCCTGATGTTTTAACCATTCAGCAGAAGGCCCACAAGATCAAAAACCTGCTGCAAGCCTTGAAAAAACAGGGTGTTATCGAGCCAAAGGGCAAGCTTTGGCAAATGCCTAAAGGCTGA